One Silene latifolia isolate original U9 population chromosome 4, ASM4854445v1, whole genome shotgun sequence DNA segment encodes these proteins:
- the LOC141652101 gene encoding uncharacterized protein LOC141652101, giving the protein MPDNTTPSSSSYEYFDDPLFLSQSDQPTASLVTSLFGGHDFLGWRREAFMALTSKNKDCFVDGTSVKPPKTDKRHSQWVRCDFMVRQWILNSLVPSIKDSMKYVNSAKELWSELLERYGQASALEVYQLKKELEGVSQENSALVDYYGKMKNLWETLDGLDPLPLCSCGKIDQCTCSLLKKIIDRENTAKLIQFLMGLNGGYDTVRSQILSMDPLPSINKALGLLQKIERQKQITESVHTITEASAYASFKVPDPKKPPVPNDKYCDHCERKGHTRATCFGLNKCPHCNKFGHNPLNCFVIKGFPNDKGKGRSKTTGFQSGNNVSTKKAANAAESHVFDSPLEDEVLASASAGCSTTATHIDPPSGFSSEVLNGIITTVIDQVLQKISDQQPGLSSSQFAGPFK; this is encoded by the exons ATGCCTGATAACACTACTCCTTCTAGTTCTTCATATGAATATTTTGATGATCCATTGTTTTTATCTCAATCTGATCAACCTACTGCAAGCCTTGTTACTAGTCTGTTTGGGGGACATGATTTCTTGGGATGGAGGAGGGAAGCCTTCATGGCTTTAACCTCTAAAAACAAGGACTGTTTTGTTGATGGCACATCTGTAAAACCTCCTAAGACTGACAAGAGACATAGCCAGTGGGTTAGATGTGACTTTATGGTTAGGCAATGGATTCTGAACTCTTTAGTACCTTCTATTAAGGACAGCATGAAATATGTTAATTCTGCAAAGGAACTTTGGTCTGAATTGCTTGAGAGGTATGGTCAGGCTAGTGCCTTGGAGGTTTACCAGTTAAAGAAGGAATTGGAGGGTGTTTCACAAGAAAATTCTGCACTAGTTGATTATTATGGTAAAATGAAGAATTTGTGGGAAACATTGGATGGGTTAGATCCTTTACCTCTTTGTTCATGTGGCAAGATTGACCAATGCACATGTTCTTTGCTCAAGAAAATTATTGATAGAGAGAACACAGCAAAGCTTATTCAGTTTCTAATGGGACTAAATGGGGGGTATGATACAGTACGATCACAAATTTTGTCTATGGATCCTCTCCCTAGCATCAATAAAGCTCTTGGTCTCTTACAAAAAATTGAAAGGCAAAAGCAGATTACTGAATCTGTGCATACCATCACTGAAGCAAGTGCTTATGCCAGCTTCAAAGTACCAGACCCAAAGAAACCTCCTGTGCCCAATGACAAGTATTGTGATCATTGTGAAAGGAAGGGGCATACAAGGGCTACTTGTTTTGGCTTAAACAAGTGCCCTCACTGTAATAAGTTTGGTCATAATCCTCTAAATTGCTTTGTGATAAAAGGGTTTCCAAATGATAAAGGAAAGGGCAGGTCCAAGACAACTGGTTTTCAGTCTGGCAACAATGTTTCTACCAAGAAAGCTGCTAATGCTGCTGAGTCTCATGTTTTTGATTCTCCCTTAGAAGATGAAGTACTAGCATCTGCCTCTGCTGGTTGTTCAACTACTGCTACTCATATTGATCCTCCTTCTGGTTTTTCTTCTGAAGTTCTTAATGGCATTATTACTACGGTTATTGATCAAGTTCTTCAAAAGATTTCAGATCAACAACCTGGTTTATCTTCCTCTCAATTTGCAG GACCATTCAAGTAA
- the LOC141653059 gene encoding putative WRKY transcription factor 21, giving the protein MEGIEEANKLAIENCYKVLSIIAQPYENHTKYRCLAAETEQTVSKFKRVLSNLGNGVGHARARIVKPIRSTPLVETSFVETLNNPKIEQNQSVNKGFQLFKIDPNEGFVQENGSTTGRSCLSLGNGNSLSLELNSSGKSRVQVAHVPNVNAHYFQKQQQMKHQAEMMCRSNSGINLNFDNSSCTPTLSSTRSFISSLSVDGSVANLGGSGFSLNSLSQYKKRCSGTGENGSVKCRSIGKCHCSKKRKHRVKRSIKVPAISNKLADIPSDEYSWRKYGQKPIKGSPHPRGYYKCSSVRGCTARKHVERCLEDPSMLIVTYEGEHNHPFLPSQSANS; this is encoded by the exons ATGGAGGGGATTGAAGAAGCTAATAAATTAGCTATAGAGAATTGTTATAAGGTTCTTAGTATAATAGCTCAACCTTATGAAAATCATACTAAGTATAGATGTTTAGCTGCTGAAACTGAGCAAACTGTTAGTAAATTCAAGAGGGTTTTGTCAAATCTTGGCAATGGAGTAGGACATGCTAGAGCTAGGATAGTGAAGCCAATTAGGAGTACTCCTTTAGTCGAAACCAGTTTCGTAGAAACCCTAAATAATCCAAAGATTGAGCAAAATCAATCTGTTAATAAGGGTTTTCAGCTGTTTAAAATCGACCCGAATGAGGGTTTTGTTCAAGAGAATGGTTCAACAACTGGGAGAAGTTGTTTGTCTTTGGGGAATGGGAATAGTTTGTCATTAGAGTTGAACTCTAGTGGGAAATCACGGGTTCAGGTCGCTCATGTTCCGAATGTTAATGCACATTATTTTCAGAAACAGCAGCAAATGAAGCATCAGGCTGAAATGATGTGTAGGAGTAATAGTGGGATTAATTTGAATTTTGATAATTCTAGTTGTACACCAACGTTGTCGTCTACTCGATCATTTATTTCATCGTTGAGTGTTGATGGGAGTGTCGCGAATTTGGGTGGAAGCGGGTTTAGTTTGAATAGTTTGAGTCAGTATAAGAAGAGGTGTTCTGGTACTGGTGAAAATGGAAGTGTGAAATGTAGGAGCATTGGAAAATGTCATTGTTCGAAGAAAAG GAAGCATAGAGTGAAAAGATCTATAAAGGTTCCGGCTATCAGTAACAAGCTAGCTGATATTCCATCGGATGAGTATTCGTGGAGGAAATATGGGCAGAAGCCGATTAAAGGCTCGCCTCATCCTAG AGGTTACTACAAGTGTAGCAGTGTGAGAGGCTGCACGGCAAGGAAGCATGTTGAGAGGTGCTTAGAAGATCCTTCAATGCTAATTGTTACATATGAAGGCGAGCACAATCATCCATTTCTGCCATCACAATCAGCAAACTCTTAG
- the LOC141653060 gene encoding small ribosomal subunit protein uS19u gives MADVEIADASAVAAAPKKRTFRKFAFRGIDLDALLDMNTDGLVKLFSARIRRRFGRGLKRKPMALIKKLRKAKRDAPQGEKPEPVRTHLRNMVIVPEMIGSIIGVYNGKTFNQVEIKPEMIGHYLAEFSISYKPVKHGRPGIGATHSSRFIPLK, from the exons ATG GCGGATGTGGAAATAGCGGACGCGTCAGCTGTAGCAGCGGCGCCAAAGAAGAGGACGTTCAGGAAGTTCGCCTTCCGTGGAATTGACTTGGATGCGCTTCTTGATATGAACACTGATGGACTTGTTAAGCTTTTCAGTGCTCGTATTCGCAGAAG GTTTGGTAGGGGTTTGAAGCGCAAGCCAATGGCTCTCATCAAGAAGCTTCGCAAAGCG AAACGCGATGCCCCGCAAGGTGAGAAGCCTGAGCCGGTTAGGACTCACCTCCGCAACATGGTCATTGTTCCCGAGATGATTGGTAGCATTATTGGTGTCTACAACGGTAAAACCTTCAACCAAGTTGAAATCAAACCCGAGATGATTGGTCACTATTTGGCAGAGTTTTCCATCAGCTACAAGCCAGTTAAGCATGGTAGACCTGGTATTGGCGCCACCCACTCTTCAAGATTTATTCCTCTCAAGTGA